Proteins from a single region of Abyssalbus ytuae:
- a CDS encoding TolC family protein — protein sequence MKMLKIVVYSFILFLSLTGYTQSLNIISLEECYELARENYPLIKQNDLIHTASDFSVDNIITENLPKVSLNAQATYQSEVTSLPVSIPNVNISSLDKDQYKIFAEISQNIYNGNRVDKKIRIEEISQDIQTNQLEIELYQVKKKISQLYFGILLTDEQLKQNKLQEKDIQIAIEKTQARINNGTAIESDFYSLNANLLSIRQKNTELNALKKAYTQMLSQFINKDLDVSIQLKKPEQELLKSEAINRLELDFFNKQKMLIDLQSQMLSVKVLPALSLFAQAGYGKPALNMLSNEFEGYLLGGVRLNWPLFNFYTNKNEKKINQIEKEKLEVEKETFLFNTNLELTNQNTEIEKYQQLLLTDDNIIEMYTNVKEIALFKLENGTIDVNDFLRDVNQESKAIQNKLVHEIKLLMIIEELKITRGL from the coding sequence ATGAAAATGCTAAAAATAGTAGTTTATAGTTTCATTTTATTTCTTTCCTTAACCGGTTATACGCAGTCTCTAAATATTATATCATTGGAAGAGTGCTATGAACTGGCCAGGGAGAATTACCCTTTAATAAAACAAAATGATTTAATACATACTGCCAGTGATTTTTCGGTAGATAATATTATTACAGAAAATTTGCCAAAAGTTTCACTCAATGCGCAGGCAACATATCAATCGGAAGTAACTTCCTTGCCTGTCAGTATACCCAACGTTAATATTTCATCTTTAGATAAAGATCAATATAAGATTTTTGCAGAGATAAGTCAGAATATATACAATGGTAACCGGGTAGATAAAAAAATACGGATTGAAGAAATATCACAGGATATACAAACAAATCAATTGGAAATCGAACTATATCAGGTCAAGAAAAAAATAAGTCAATTGTATTTTGGGATCCTGTTAACAGATGAGCAATTAAAGCAAAACAAATTACAGGAAAAAGATATACAAATAGCCATAGAAAAAACCCAGGCCCGAATTAACAATGGCACAGCTATAGAAAGCGACTTTTATTCTTTAAATGCAAATTTACTCTCAATCCGTCAAAAAAATACAGAGTTAAATGCACTTAAAAAGGCATATACTCAAATGTTAAGTCAATTTATTAACAAAGATTTAGATGTTAGTATTCAATTGAAAAAACCTGAACAGGAATTATTAAAATCAGAAGCCATAAATAGATTAGAACTTGACTTTTTTAATAAACAAAAGATGTTAATTGATTTGCAATCTCAAATGCTTTCTGTAAAAGTATTGCCTGCCTTGTCATTATTTGCCCAGGCTGGCTATGGTAAACCAGCATTAAATATGTTAAGTAATGAATTTGAAGGATATCTGCTGGGGGGTGTCCGCTTAAATTGGCCTTTGTTTAATTTTTACACGAATAAAAATGAGAAAAAAATAAACCAAATAGAAAAAGAAAAACTGGAAGTTGAAAAAGAAACTTTTCTGTTCAATACCAATTTAGAATTAACAAACCAAAATACCGAAATCGAGAAATACCAACAGTTGTTGTTAACTGATGATAATATAATAGAAATGTATACTAATGTAAAGGAAATAGCCCTTTTTAAACTTGAGAATGGAACTATAGATGTTAACGATTTTTTACGGGACGTCAACCAGGAAAGCAAAGCAATTCAAAATAAATTAGTACACGAAATAAAACTTTTAATGATAATTGAAGAATTAAAAATAACACGAGGATTATAA
- a CDS encoding HlyD family secretion protein yields the protein MKKTILLLPISLVLLSCSNKKGQYDASGTFEAIEVKIASQANGVIEQLNISEGQTLEIGQFLGYIDSTQLYLKKQQLEAQIKVLLNKKPNIIVQLSSLEEQLRQAKREQKRVQNLVSGNAAPQKLLDDANSQVEIIENKIRAQKSTLSINTTSLINETEPLQMQIRQLNDQLEKCKIINKVKGTVLIKYVEENEMVSPGSPLYNIANLDTLTLRAYITGNQLPEVKINQEVEVLVDNESNGYKTYKGTIGWISDKAEFTPKTIQTKDERANLVYAVKIEVPNDGFLKIGMYGEVNF from the coding sequence ATGAAAAAAACAATTTTATTACTCCCAATATCACTTGTATTATTGTCCTGTAGCAACAAAAAAGGTCAATATGACGCCTCTGGTACATTTGAAGCTATTGAAGTGAAAATTGCTTCACAAGCAAACGGAGTTATAGAACAATTAAATATTTCAGAAGGGCAAACTTTAGAAATCGGACAGTTTTTAGGTTATATAGACAGTACTCAACTTTATTTAAAAAAGCAACAACTAGAGGCACAAATCAAAGTTTTATTAAATAAAAAGCCCAATATAATTGTTCAATTATCTTCTCTTGAGGAACAATTACGTCAGGCAAAAAGAGAGCAAAAACGTGTTCAAAATCTTGTTTCCGGAAATGCAGCACCTCAAAAATTGCTGGACGATGCCAATTCGCAGGTAGAGATCATAGAAAATAAAATCAGGGCTCAAAAATCAACCTTATCCATAAACACTACAAGTTTAATTAATGAAACAGAACCACTGCAAATGCAAATCAGGCAGCTCAATGATCAACTCGAAAAATGTAAAATTATAAATAAGGTAAAAGGAACTGTTTTAATTAAATATGTTGAAGAAAATGAAATGGTTTCTCCGGGAAGCCCCTTATATAACATAGCAAATCTGGATACTCTCACGTTAAGAGCCTACATAACCGGAAATCAATTACCGGAGGTAAAAATAAATCAGGAAGTAGAAGTATTGGTAGATAACGAATCAAACGGTTATAAAACATACAAAGGTACTATCGGGTGGATAAGTGATAAAGCAGAATTTACCCCAAAAACCATACAGACGAAAGATGAAAGGGCAAATTTGGTTTATGCAGTAAAAATTGAAGTCCCTAACGATGGTTTTCTCAAAATTGGCATGTATGGCGAAGTTAATTTTTAA
- a CDS encoding ABC transporter ATP-binding protein, translated as MNTVIVENLSKKYDEKIVVNNVSFKVNEGELFGLIGPDGAGKTSIFRMLTTLLLPDSGMAEVCGHNVVSNYKEIRKRIGYMPGKFSLYQDLSVEENLNFFATIFNTTVEANYSLIKDIYVQLEPFKKRKSGKLSGGMKQKLALCCALIHRPEVLFLDEPTTGVDTVSRKEFWAMLKKLKNEGITILVSTPYMDEATLCERIGLIQDGKILSIDTPQTIIKKYPGSLYAIKSDNMIQLLSDLRKLSIIESVHSFGEDHHVTFKNHHTDFLEIENKLKSHLSYPFKIQSIKPTVEDCFIKLMTN; from the coding sequence ATGAACACAGTAATTGTTGAAAATTTAAGCAAAAAGTACGATGAAAAAATTGTTGTAAATAATGTTTCGTTCAAAGTGAACGAAGGAGAACTGTTTGGTCTTATTGGCCCCGATGGTGCAGGAAAAACAAGTATTTTCAGAATGCTGACTACACTTTTATTACCCGATAGCGGTATGGCAGAAGTATGTGGACATAATGTAGTATCCAATTACAAAGAAATTAGAAAAAGAATAGGATATATGCCCGGGAAATTTTCACTCTATCAGGATTTATCAGTAGAAGAAAATCTTAACTTTTTTGCTACCATATTTAATACAACTGTAGAAGCTAACTATAGTTTAATCAAAGATATTTATGTTCAACTGGAACCGTTCAAAAAAAGAAAATCAGGGAAGCTGTCGGGAGGTATGAAACAAAAGTTAGCACTTTGTTGCGCATTAATTCACCGTCCGGAAGTTTTGTTTTTAGATGAGCCTACCACAGGGGTTGACACAGTATCAAGAAAGGAATTTTGGGCAATGTTGAAAAAATTAAAAAATGAAGGTATTACTATTTTGGTTTCAACTCCATATATGGATGAAGCCACACTTTGCGAACGCATTGGCCTAATACAAGATGGTAAAATACTTTCTATTGATACGCCTCAAACCATAATAAAAAAATACCCGGGTAGTTTATATGCGATTAAATCAGATAATATGATACAATTGTTATCGGATTTACGAAAACTTTCTATAATTGAATCCGTGCATTCGTTTGGTGAAGACCATCACGTTACCTTTAAAAACCACCATACAGATTTTTTGGAAATTGAGAATAAGCTAAAATCTCATCTCTCATACCCATTTAAAATACAGTCAATCAAACCCACGGTAGAAGATTGTTTCATTAAGTTAATGACAAATTAG
- a CDS encoding ABC transporter ATP-binding protein → MTQEKVISVNRLTKKFGDFIAVNEITFDVYKGEIFGFLGANGAGKTTAMKMLCGLSKPSSGQAEVAGFDVYKHTEKIKSKIGYMSQKFSLYEDLTVKENITFFGGIYGLGNKELKRQTEYLIETLGLQSETNKLVGDLPLGWKQKLAFSVAVIHKPSIVFLDEPTGGVDPITRRQFWDLIYQATQNGITVFVTTHYMDEAEYCNRISMMVDGVIAALDTPANLKGKHNVETMDEVFYYLARTAKRKSD, encoded by the coding sequence ATGACGCAGGAAAAAGTAATATCGGTTAACAGGCTTACTAAAAAGTTCGGAGATTTTATCGCCGTAAATGAGATAACTTTTGATGTTTATAAAGGTGAAATTTTTGGTTTTCTGGGAGCAAATGGAGCTGGTAAAACCACTGCAATGAAGATGTTGTGCGGTTTGTCAAAACCGTCTTCCGGTCAGGCTGAGGTAGCAGGATTTGATGTATATAAACACACTGAAAAAATAAAAAGTAAAATTGGTTATATGAGCCAGAAGTTCTCACTTTATGAAGATTTAACGGTAAAAGAGAATATTACTTTTTTTGGCGGTATCTATGGACTTGGAAACAAAGAGTTAAAAAGACAAACAGAGTACCTGATAGAAACTTTAGGATTGCAGTCCGAAACAAATAAATTAGTAGGGGATCTGCCCTTGGGATGGAAGCAAAAGTTAGCTTTTTCTGTGGCAGTTATTCATAAACCGTCCATAGTTTTTTTAGACGAACCCACTGGCGGAGTAGATCCTATTACCCGCAGGCAATTTTGGGATTTAATTTATCAGGCAACTCAAAATGGAATAACCGTGTTTGTTACTACTCATTATATGGACGAAGCCGAATATTGTAATCGGATTTCAATGATGGTGGATGGTGTTATTGCTGCACTTGATACGCCTGCTAACTTAAAAGGAAAACACAATGTAGAAACTATGGATGAGGTTTTCTATTATTTAGCACGTACGGCCAAAAGAAAATCAGATTAG
- a CDS encoding ABC transporter permease, with protein MKQFLTFVKKEFYHVFRDNKTLLLLFGMPVAQIVLFGFALTNEIKNAKIVVCDYANSETSHQIIEKISASRYFDVEDIFLNNQHIEEYFKKGYVKLAVVIPNNFQNQLYRDEQAQIQIIADASDPNTAASLTSYVSSIIKDYQQQLNPVSSQSIQIKPEIRMLYNPELKGATNFVPGVMALVLLLICVLMTSVSIVREKERGTMEVLLVSPMHPIIVVISKAVPYFFLSLVNLTVIIIMSILLLDMPLNGSIFLLYLESSIFISCALSLGLLISNSTNSQQAAMLISLMGMMLPTVLFSGFMFPLENMPLPLQWFANIVPSKWYYSIVKSIMIKGLGITAIWKETLILFGMTIALLTISFKKFKIRLS; from the coding sequence ATGAAACAATTTCTAACATTTGTAAAAAAAGAATTCTATCACGTTTTCCGGGATAATAAAACCTTGCTTTTACTCTTTGGAATGCCTGTTGCACAAATTGTGCTATTTGGTTTTGCATTGACCAATGAAATTAAAAATGCCAAAATAGTAGTGTGTGATTATGCCAATAGTGAAACATCCCATCAAATCATAGAAAAAATTTCAGCTTCCCGTTATTTTGACGTTGAAGACATTTTTTTAAACAACCAGCATATTGAAGAATATTTTAAGAAAGGCTATGTAAAACTAGCTGTAGTGATACCGAATAATTTTCAAAATCAGCTTTATCGTGATGAACAGGCTCAGATTCAAATTATTGCAGATGCTTCCGATCCTAATACTGCAGCTTCCTTAACATCTTATGTAAGCTCAATAATAAAAGATTATCAGCAGCAATTAAATCCTGTTTCAAGTCAGTCTATACAAATTAAACCGGAAATCAGGATGCTGTATAACCCCGAATTAAAAGGAGCCACCAATTTTGTTCCCGGGGTAATGGCCCTGGTTCTTTTATTAATTTGTGTATTAATGACTTCGGTTTCCATAGTAAGGGAGAAAGAAAGAGGAACAATGGAAGTACTTCTGGTCTCACCTATGCACCCGATAATAGTAGTTATCTCTAAAGCAGTTCCCTATTTCTTTTTATCATTAGTAAATCTTACAGTCATTATTATAATGAGCATATTACTATTGGATATGCCCTTAAATGGGAGTATTTTTTTGTTGTATCTTGAAAGCAGCATTTTTATATCCTGTGCTTTATCCTTAGGACTATTAATATCAAATAGTACCAATTCCCAGCAAGCAGCAATGTTAATATCACTTATGGGAATGATGTTGCCTACCGTATTATTCTCGGGTTTTATGTTTCCATTGGAAAATATGCCGTTGCCTCTTCAATGGTTTGCAAATATTGTTCCTTCCAAATGGTATTATAGTATTGTAAAATCCATTATGATAAAAGGTTTGGGCATTACCGCTATTTGGAAAGAAACTTTGATTTTGTTTGGTATGACAATAGCATTGTTGACCATAAGCTTTAAAAAGTTTAAAATAAGATTGTCATGA
- a CDS encoding ABC transporter permease — protein sequence MRVLKFLLIKEFKQIFRNRTLLPMIFLMPIIQLLILPLAADYETKNINVFIVDHDKSAYSTDLLSKITSSGYFRLVDYDTSYKKALSYIESNKADLILEIPRDFEKNLSRDRKQKLFIAINAINGTKAGLGGTYLRSILQDFNRSIITESNVATNRGAEMKSINITVSNWFNPYLNYKTFMVPAILVILVTMVGAYMCSLNIVKEKEIGTIEQINVTPIKKHHYILGKLLPFWIIGITVFSIGFFIVAWGIYGIVPVGNLLLLYGYLALYLVALLGFGLLVSTYASSQQQAMSVAFFFVMIFILMSGLFTPIDSMPEWAKFIAWSNPVTYFIEVMRMVVLKGSGFANIGKHTLIMFGFAILLNGWAVVNYKKTS from the coding sequence ATGAGAGTATTGAAGTTTTTATTAATAAAGGAGTTTAAACAAATATTCAGGAATAGAACATTATTACCTATGATTTTCTTAATGCCAATAATACAATTACTTATTTTACCCCTGGCAGCAGATTATGAGACAAAAAATATCAATGTTTTTATTGTAGATCATGATAAGTCGGCCTACTCTACGGACTTATTATCTAAAATAACTTCTTCCGGATATTTCAGGTTGGTCGATTATGACACTTCCTATAAAAAGGCCCTTAGCTATATTGAATCCAACAAAGCTGATTTAATACTCGAAATTCCCAGAGATTTTGAAAAAAATCTTAGTAGAGACAGAAAACAAAAACTCTTTATAGCTATAAATGCCATTAATGGTACAAAAGCAGGTTTGGGAGGAACTTATTTACGTTCAATTCTTCAGGATTTTAATCGTAGTATTATAACAGAATCCAATGTTGCTACTAACAGAGGTGCAGAAATGAAAAGCATCAATATAACAGTTTCCAATTGGTTTAATCCGTATTTAAATTATAAAACATTTATGGTGCCGGCTATTCTTGTAATATTGGTAACTATGGTAGGAGCTTATATGTGCAGTTTAAATATTGTCAAAGAAAAAGAGATAGGTACCATTGAACAAATTAATGTAACTCCTATAAAGAAACATCACTACATTTTAGGAAAACTCCTTCCGTTTTGGATTATAGGGATCACTGTTTTTAGCATAGGATTTTTTATTGTTGCATGGGGAATATATGGTATAGTGCCTGTTGGTAATCTCCTTTTACTTTATGGATACCTGGCTTTGTATTTAGTTGCTTTACTTGGTTTCGGGTTACTGGTTTCTACCTATGCCTCCTCTCAACAGCAGGCAATGTCTGTAGCATTCTTTTTTGTAATGATTTTTATTTTAATGAGTGGACTGTTCACACCAATTGACTCAATGCCGGAATGGGCAAAATTTATAGCGTGGAGTAATCCCGTAACCTATTTTATAGAAGTTATGCGTATGGTCGTACTCAAAGGGAGCGGGTTTGCCAATATAGGTAAACATACCCTCATTATGTTTGGGTTTGCAATACTATTGAATGGATGGGCAGTAGTTAATTATAAAAAAACGAGTTAA
- a CDS encoding ribonucleotide-diphosphate reductase subunit beta, with protein sequence MEITTIIKRNFTTEPFNSQKVTNAVLKAMLAVNHGKVIDAEHIAKNVYYELLERKKLDTNYIPTVEEVQDVVENKLMESEFHDVAKAYILYRNKRAETRKKDIFEKRINLKPYEYPDLYEYVPAIRHSYWIHTEFNFTSDIQDFKTHLTPVERNIIKNTMLAISQIEVAVKTFWGDIYQRMPKPEIGSVGATFAESEVRHHDAYSHLLEILGLNKEFEELKKKPVIMNRVQYLETALKNAKSDNKKEYAESILLFSLFIEHVSLFSQFLIIMAFNKHKNMLKGISNVVEATSKEEQIHGDFGIDVINIIKEENPEWFDDTYKNMIKEMCKDAFIAESKIVDWIFEDGELDFLPRNVVNEFIKNRFNNSLESIGIEKIFDIDRQLLAQTEWFDDEIIGTKHGDFFVKRSINYSKRVQSITSDDLF encoded by the coding sequence ATGGAAATCACCACTATTATAAAAAGAAATTTTACGACTGAACCATTTAATTCTCAAAAAGTTACCAATGCTGTGTTAAAGGCAATGCTTGCAGTAAATCATGGAAAAGTGATCGATGCAGAACACATAGCAAAAAACGTTTATTATGAGTTGCTGGAACGTAAAAAGCTCGATACAAATTATATTCCCACTGTAGAAGAAGTTCAGGATGTAGTAGAAAACAAATTAATGGAAAGTGAATTTCATGATGTTGCAAAAGCTTACATTCTTTACCGTAATAAAAGGGCAGAAACCAGAAAAAAAGACATTTTTGAAAAAAGAATTAATTTAAAGCCTTACGAGTATCCTGATCTGTATGAATATGTTCCCGCCATAAGACATTCATATTGGATTCATACCGAATTTAATTTTACCAGTGATATTCAGGATTTCAAAACACACCTTACTCCCGTAGAACGCAATATTATAAAAAATACCATGTTGGCTATTTCACAAATTGAAGTAGCAGTAAAAACTTTTTGGGGAGATATCTACCAGAGAATGCCCAAGCCCGAAATAGGCTCGGTAGGTGCTACTTTTGCCGAAAGTGAGGTAAGACATCATGATGCATATTCACATTTGCTGGAAATATTAGGACTCAACAAAGAATTTGAAGAATTAAAGAAAAAACCGGTAATCATGAACCGGGTTCAGTATCTCGAAACAGCTCTTAAAAATGCCAAAAGTGATAACAAGAAAGAGTATGCAGAATCTATTCTGCTATTCTCATTATTTATAGAGCATGTTTCACTTTTCTCCCAGTTTTTAATCATCATGGCTTTTAACAAGCATAAAAACATGCTTAAAGGTATTTCCAATGTGGTAGAAGCCACATCAAAAGAAGAACAAATACATGGAGACTTTGGGATAGATGTTATTAATATAATTAAAGAAGAAAACCCTGAATGGTTTGACGATACTTATAAGAACATGATTAAGGAAATGTGCAAAGATGCTTTTATAGCAGAAAGTAAAATTGTTGATTGGATTTTTGAAGATGGTGAACTTGATTTTTTACCCAGAAATGTTGTGAATGAATTTATAAAAAACAGGTTCAATAATTCACTGGAAAGTATAGGTATTGAAAAGATATTTGATATTGACCGGCAATTATTGGCACAAACAGAATGGTTTGACGATGAGATCATAGGAACAAAACATGGAGATTTTTTTGTAAAACGTTCTATAAATTACAGTAAAAGAGTACAAAGTATAACCAGTGATGACCTTTTTTAA
- a CDS encoding ribonucleoside-diphosphate reductase subunit alpha — MKEQIQTQNLNEINNDDSKRLISARKESLSKANHSNNDNEFKWLNEYSRKFLASGYLTEGISAEQRIREIADRAEQILMIPGYADKFYHYMSEGFFSLASPVWSNFGKERGLPISCFGSHLDDDMGNILYTQSEVGMMSKLGGGTSGYFGKIRHRGASVKNNGQASGAVHIMQLFETMVDVVSQGSVRRGRFSPYLPVEHPDILEFLEIGTEGNPIQELTHGITVTNRWMQEMADGDVEKRNVWARVLQRRGEMGYPYIFFSDNANNNAADVYKDKKHNIYASNLCTEIMLPSNEKWSFVCVLSSINLLHYDKWKNTDAVETMVYFLDAVLTEFIEKLEIYRDSDNRDDQQTFMFMERAYNFAKDNRALGLGALGWHSLLQSKMISFDSQEAYNLNNEIFRTIQEKSYKASQELAEKFGEPAVLKGYGRRNTTLNAIAPTTSSAFILGQVSQGIEPMWSNIYVKDIAKLKTTIKNPYLLELLEQKGKNTPEVWKSIRDHDGSVQHLEFLTEQEKAVFMTYSEIDQLDIIYQAAGRQQYIDQGQSVNIIVHPEMPTKDINKIHMTAWKLGLKSLYYQHSMNAAQKFKQKKVCTSCEA, encoded by the coding sequence ATGAAAGAACAGATCCAGACACAAAATTTAAATGAAATTAATAATGATGATAGTAAACGCCTGATTTCTGCCAGAAAAGAATCACTTTCCAAAGCAAATCATAGCAATAATGACAATGAGTTTAAATGGCTTAATGAATACAGCCGTAAATTTTTAGCGTCAGGATATCTTACAGAGGGTATAAGCGCCGAACAACGTATCCGTGAAATTGCAGACAGGGCAGAACAAATATTGATGATACCCGGGTATGCCGATAAATTCTATCATTATATGTCCGAAGGATTCTTTTCTTTAGCCTCGCCTGTCTGGTCTAATTTTGGTAAAGAAAGGGGCTTACCTATAAGTTGTTTCGGCTCACATCTGGATGATGATATGGGTAATATTCTTTATACACAGTCTGAAGTTGGTATGATGTCAAAATTAGGAGGTGGAACTTCAGGATATTTTGGAAAAATAAGGCATCGTGGAGCTTCTGTGAAAAATAACGGACAAGCATCGGGGGCTGTGCACATAATGCAACTTTTTGAAACCATGGTCGATGTGGTAAGCCAGGGATCTGTACGCCGCGGACGTTTTTCTCCCTATTTGCCTGTTGAGCATCCGGATATTCTTGAGTTTTTAGAAATTGGTACCGAAGGAAACCCTATTCAGGAACTTACTCACGGAATTACGGTAACTAACCGGTGGATGCAGGAAATGGCAGATGGAGATGTTGAAAAAAGAAATGTGTGGGCACGGGTTTTACAACGCAGGGGAGAGATGGGTTACCCTTATATTTTCTTTTCCGATAATGCAAATAATAATGCAGCAGATGTATATAAAGACAAAAAACACAATATTTACGCCAGTAACCTGTGTACGGAAATTATGCTGCCATCCAATGAAAAGTGGTCTTTTGTATGCGTGTTGTCATCCATAAATCTTTTACATTATGATAAGTGGAAAAATACAGATGCGGTAGAAACCATGGTGTATTTTCTCGATGCTGTACTTACTGAATTTATAGAAAAACTCGAAATTTACCGAGACTCGGACAATAGGGATGATCAGCAAACTTTTATGTTTATGGAAAGAGCATATAATTTTGCAAAAGACAACCGGGCACTGGGGCTTGGAGCATTAGGATGGCACTCCCTTTTACAATCAAAAATGATTTCTTTTGATAGCCAGGAAGCATATAATTTAAATAATGAAATATTCAGGACTATTCAGGAAAAATCATATAAAGCATCGCAGGAACTCGCCGAAAAATTTGGAGAACCTGCAGTACTTAAAGGGTATGGACGGCGAAATACCACATTAAATGCTATTGCACCCACTACCTCTTCAGCCTTTATTTTAGGGCAGGTATCTCAAGGCATTGAACCCATGTGGTCCAATATTTATGTAAAAGATATAGCTAAACTTAAAACCACTATAAAGAATCCTTACTTACTTGAATTATTGGAGCAGAAAGGGAAAAATACACCCGAAGTATGGAAAAGTATCAGGGATCACGACGGTTCGGTACAGCACCTGGAATTTTTAACTGAACAAGAGAAAGCTGTTTTTATGACTTATTCAGAAATAGATCAACTGGATATTATTTATCAGGCTGCCGGCAGGCAACAATATATTGATCAGGGTCAATCGGTTAATATTATTGTTCATCCGGAAATGCCGACAAAAGACATCAATAAAATTCATATGACAGCTTGGAAATTAGGCCTTAAATCATTGTACTATCAACACAGTATGAATGCCGCACAGAAATTTAAGCAAAAGAAAGTCTGCACAAGTTGTGAAGCTTAG